In a genomic window of Methylophaga thalassica:
- a CDS encoding tetratricopeptide repeat protein — protein MTNYVSRFFVTGLMLSVLAACTTSPYQPSQPPVDDRSNLPPQQPTPETHAYPPVEEAIPGQPIPSHQAPPPQAQLPQKQNPAVIALLDRAEQARVSGDLRSAQNNLQRAQRIAPRDPKVYYSLAQTHMSLEDYDLAEQVALKGVSLSSGNQVLLKRFWQLITEIRLRAGDVSGAEVAKLRAQKY, from the coding sequence ATGACAAATTATGTATCACGTTTTTTTGTAACGGGGCTTATGCTAAGTGTGCTTGCTGCCTGTACAACATCGCCTTATCAACCCTCACAACCACCAGTTGATGATCGTAGTAACCTGCCTCCTCAACAGCCAACGCCTGAAACTCATGCCTATCCGCCTGTGGAAGAAGCCATTCCTGGACAACCTATCCCTTCACACCAAGCGCCACCACCGCAAGCTCAGTTGCCACAAAAACAAAACCCTGCTGTTATTGCTTTACTGGACAGGGCTGAGCAAGCAAGAGTCAGTGGTGACTTAAGAAGTGCGCAGAATAACTTACAACGAGCACAACGTATTGCCCCAAGGGATCCTAAAGTCTATTACTCTTTAGCTCAGACGCATATGAGTCTGGAAGATTATGACTTAGCAGAACAAGTCGCCTTAAAGGGCGTGTCGTTATCCTCAGGTAATCAAGTTCTTCTGAAACGTTTCTGGCAGTTGATCACCGAAATCAGATTACGGGCTGGCGACGTCTCCGGAGCAGAAGTAGCTAAACTGAGAGCCCAGAAATACTAA
- the mrcB gene encoding penicillin-binding protein 1B — protein MAQKKTPAKKRTRSKKTSSRRKKQTGFISRSSLLKIAFTILVLLGFLTLFLDAQIRSQFEGKRWAVPAKVYARPLELYAGAPISIADLKIELRGLGYQFTNKAAQPGQAAFSTSKAIIATRGFRFSDGMEPARKLILDFDGQGLTQLRDYQGQDVPLVRLEPVLIGGIYPLNNEDRDLIQLKDAPPMLTEALIAIEDRDFYQHHGISPKGIARAMVANIKAGGFVQGGSTLTQQLIKNFYLTSDRSLVRKLLEIPMALLLELHYDKDEILEAYLNEVYLGQDGSRAIHGFGLGAHYFFAQPLQELKLHQLALLAGLVKGPSYYDPRRHPERAKKRRNLVLQVLFEQGKITQQQYQQAINADLDVVKKGTLLKEAYPAFLDLVKRQLRRDYRDEDLNSEGLRVYTSLDPITQSHAETSLKQTISTLQQSYGAKLKPLQGSMVVTDPQTGEVLAVIGDKNTRYKGFNRALDSLRPIGSLVKPAVYLTALEHGKTLASIVDDSSLTMKLPNGQTWKPQNFSKQSHQQVMLIDALAHSYNIATVRLGMEVGLKEVINTLNRLGIKRQLDAYPSLLLGAQGLSPLEVATMYQTIAANGFQTPVRAIRTVTDSQGEALSSYPFQLRQTIDADDVYLIQTAMQEVTHSGTAASIYSVLPSSINTAGKTGTTDDQRDSWFAGFSNNRLAVVWLGLDDNSPLPFTGSGGALRVWKSFMKTQPLESFEAPLPDDIKWLWINAETALLSAENCEGARLLPFISGSEPTEASECMTKPDESSNPVTRSLNWIKDWF, from the coding sequence ATGGCTCAAAAGAAAACGCCCGCTAAAAAACGTACACGCTCAAAAAAAACAAGCTCCCGAAGAAAAAAACAAACTGGTTTCATCAGTCGCTCAAGCTTACTCAAGATCGCTTTTACGATCCTCGTTCTGCTCGGTTTTTTAACGCTGTTTCTTGATGCTCAAATCCGTAGCCAGTTTGAAGGCAAACGTTGGGCGGTTCCTGCCAAGGTGTATGCACGTCCACTGGAACTGTATGCGGGTGCGCCAATATCGATTGCTGACTTAAAAATCGAGCTGAGAGGCTTGGGTTATCAGTTTACCAACAAAGCCGCCCAACCGGGGCAAGCCGCGTTTTCGACATCAAAAGCCATTATTGCAACTCGGGGGTTCCGCTTCAGTGACGGTATGGAGCCTGCAAGAAAACTGATTCTCGATTTTGATGGCCAAGGCCTAACACAATTGAGAGATTACCAGGGGCAGGATGTGCCGTTGGTTCGGCTTGAACCCGTACTCATCGGTGGTATCTATCCCTTAAATAACGAAGATCGGGATCTTATCCAGCTTAAAGATGCGCCGCCGATGCTGACCGAAGCCTTGATCGCGATAGAAGACAGAGATTTTTATCAGCACCATGGTATATCGCCTAAAGGCATTGCTCGTGCGATGGTTGCTAATATTAAAGCCGGTGGTTTTGTGCAAGGTGGCAGTACGTTAACTCAGCAATTGATCAAAAACTTTTATCTGACCTCGGATCGCAGCCTTGTCAGAAAACTCCTCGAAATTCCCATGGCTTTGTTATTAGAACTTCATTATGACAAAGATGAAATTCTCGAAGCTTATTTAAATGAGGTCTATCTGGGACAGGATGGCTCCCGAGCCATTCATGGTTTTGGTTTAGGAGCACATTACTTTTTTGCTCAACCCCTACAAGAACTGAAATTGCATCAGTTAGCACTACTGGCTGGACTAGTTAAGGGGCCCTCTTATTATGATCCAAGACGTCACCCTGAACGAGCGAAAAAAAGACGTAACCTGGTATTACAAGTGTTGTTTGAGCAGGGGAAAATCACCCAGCAACAATATCAGCAAGCTATCAATGCGGATCTTGATGTCGTCAAAAAAGGTACCTTATTAAAAGAAGCCTACCCGGCGTTTCTGGATTTAGTAAAACGACAACTTCGTCGTGACTACCGTGATGAAGATCTGAATTCCGAAGGTTTACGTGTTTACACCAGCCTGGATCCCATCACTCAAAGCCATGCTGAAACGTCACTCAAACAAACCATCAGCACTTTGCAACAAAGCTATGGCGCCAAACTGAAACCATTGCAGGGCAGTATGGTAGTCACGGATCCACAAACGGGTGAAGTACTTGCGGTTATTGGTGATAAAAACACCCGTTACAAAGGATTTAACCGCGCATTAGACTCGCTTCGCCCAATCGGCTCCCTAGTAAAACCCGCAGTGTATTTAACCGCATTAGAGCATGGCAAAACGCTGGCCAGTATTGTTGATGACTCAAGCTTGACGATGAAACTGCCTAATGGGCAAACATGGAAACCACAAAACTTTAGCAAACAATCACACCAACAGGTCATGCTGATTGATGCCTTAGCCCATTCTTATAATATTGCAACTGTTCGCCTTGGTATGGAGGTTGGCTTAAAAGAAGTGATTAACACATTAAATCGGCTGGGTATTAAACGTCAGTTAGATGCTTACCCCTCTCTTTTACTTGGCGCACAAGGACTATCCCCCCTCGAAGTGGCGACCATGTATCAAACGATTGCTGCCAATGGTTTCCAGACACCTGTACGAGCGATTCGCACGGTGACAGATAGTCAGGGCGAAGCATTATCCAGCTATCCATTCCAGCTACGTCAAACTATTGATGCTGATGATGTTTATCTAATTCAAACCGCCATGCAGGAAGTCACTCACAGCGGTACTGCTGCCAGCATTTATTCCGTATTACCGAGCAGTATCAATACTGCCGGAAAGACAGGAACCACCGATGACCAGCGCGACAGTTGGTTTGCAGGATTTAGTAACAATCGTTTAGCCGTCGTCTGGCTAGGCCTGGATGATAATTCACCCTTGCCGTTTACCGGTTCCGGTGGTGCACTCAGAGTCTGGAAGAGCTTTATGAAAACTCAGCCGCTTGAATCATTTGAGGCACCGTTACCAGACGATATAAAATGGCTATGGATAAACGCTGAAACCGCTTTACTGTCTGCTGAAAACTGCGAAGGTGCAAGGCTGCTACCCTTTATTTCTGGATCAGAACCGACTGAAGCATCCGAATGTATGACAAAACCAGATGAATCATCTAACCCAGTGACACGTTCATTGAACTGGATCAAAGACTGGTTCTAA